A region of the Coxiella-like endosymbiont genome:
ATGGATACAGGCAGCGCTTGTCGAACCTATGCAGCGCTAATGTCCGAAGGGCGGAAGATAGTGGCAGCATTAATCATAAATAATAATTCTAATTCATGAAAAAATTAGTTATTGTAGGAGCTCAAATTAATTTGCTGGTTGGGGATATTGAAGGCAATACCCAACTCATCATCGATACAGCCAATCGTGCTTATCGCGAGAGTAAAGCAGATGTTGTATTATTTCCAGAATTAGCCATTACAAGCTATCCACCCGAAGATTTGCTTTTTCGACCTGCACTTTATCAACGTGTGCATCAAGCACTTCAACGGATTGCTGAAGAAGTTAAACACACTACCATCGTCGTAGGATATCCAGATTTTCAAGACAGTCATTATTATAACAAGGCGGCAGTAATTGCTGAGGGTAAAATAATGGCGACCTACGCAAAACACGCCCTGCCTAATTATCGAGTTTTCGACGAAAAACGTTATTTTTTCTCCGGAAATCAACCTTGTATCATCGAAATTAAGGGAGTAAAAATTGGGCTATTAATTTGTGAAGATTTATGGTTGGAAAGCCCTTTAGAATGTGCTATCAAGGCCGGAGCACAATTAATCGCTTGCATTAACGCTTCCCCTTTCGCTCAAGATAAATCCCATCACCGACGAGATTTGTTAACGAAACGTACCCAGAAATATCGTATCCCTATTATTTACTTAAATTTAATTGGAGGACAAGATGAACTCGTTTTCGATGGCGGTTCAATGGTATTTAATCAAAATGGAGAGCGCGTTCAGCAAGGCACTTATTTCAAAGAAGAGTTGATGACTATTGAATTTGACCTCGAAAACCCATTAGAAGTTTGTACCAAGCATCCTTTGCCGCCCGAACCACTGGATGAAGAGAAAATTTATAACGTTCTCGTATTAGG
Encoded here:
- a CDS encoding NAD+ synthase — its product is MKKLVIVGAQINLLVGDIEGNTQLIIDTANRAYRESKADVVLFPELAITSYPPEDLLFRPALYQRVHQALQRIAEEVKHTTIVVGYPDFQDSHYYNKAAVIAEGKIMATYAKHALPNYRVFDEKRYFFSGNQPCIIEIKGVKIGLLICEDLWLESPLECAIKAGAQLIACINASPFAQDKSHHRRDLLTKRTQKYRIPIIYLNLIGGQDELVFDGGSMVFNQNGERVQQGTYFKEELMTIEFDLENPLEVCTKHPLPPEPLDEEKIYNVLVLGVRDYINKNNFPSAIIGLSGGVDSALTLAIAVDAIGPSRVSGVLMPSSFTSSMSIEDAKIEAQALKISTSVIDINSIFEAFLRNLAPEFVGLPRDVTEENLQARIRGTLLMALSNKKRAIVLTTGNKSEMAVGYTTLYGDMAGGFGVLKDVYKTMAYRLCKYRNTISPVIPEHVLTRAPSAELAPNQKDQDTLPPYPVLDEILECYIGKDEDPNTIAAAGFDINIVKKVVRMINRNEYKRRQAPIGIRITKRAFGKDRRYPITSGFSKDV